In a single window of the Populus alba chromosome 16, ASM523922v2, whole genome shotgun sequence genome:
- the LOC118056161 gene encoding protein LURP-one-related 10 gives MATGQHPEPAPGEMAANAALESPVMVIGQEFVTQHPVDLEMMQKTFSLGMNDCKVTDEDGNLIFQVRSKIATVRDIRYLQDAYGNILVSLKHKLMTAHGRWEVFRGESIEQKDLLFSVKQSSLFQLVSSKLHVFLPSNTTESVPDFRIEGAFIDSSCTIYLGNSNTIVAQMHQQHNLKSTIRWKDDFQVTVSPNVDYAFIIVLVVILDATEDNDDKT, from the exons ATGGCTACCGGGCAACATCCCGAGCCAGCTCCAGGGGAAATGGCAGCTAATGCGGCACTTGAGAGCCCAGTGATGGTGATAGGGCAAGAGTTCGTGACGCAGCACCCCGTAGACCTAGAAATGATGCAGAAAACATTCAGTCTTGGAATGAATGATTGTAAGGTTACTGATGAAGATGGAAATCTCATTTTCCAAGTCAGAAGCAAGATCGCAACAGTTCGTGATATACGATATTTACAAGACGCATATGGTAACATTCTTGTTTCTCTTAAACATAAG CTAATGACTGCACATGGAAGGTGGGAGGTTTTCAGAGGAGAAAGCATAGAGCAGAAAGATTTACTTTTCTCAGTCAAGCAGTCATCACTATTCCAATTAGTTTCGAGCAAGTTACATGTATTCCTCCCTTCTAACACGACAGAAAGCGTTCCTGATTTTAGGATCGAGGGAGCTTTTATCGATAGTTCATGCACTATATATCTTGGAAATTCCAACACCATTGTTGCACAA ATGCATCAGCAACACAATCTCAAATCCACGATAAGGTGGAAAGACGATTTTCAAGTAACGGTGAGCCCAAATGTTGATTATGCTTTTATAATAGTTCTTGTGGTAATTCTTGATGCGACCGAGGATAATGATGACAAAacttaa
- the LOC118056127 gene encoding protein LURP-one-related 15, protein MATGQAPSNPVPAMRTYPPVEHPVVVIGPQYLAQYPVELAVSTKLWSLGENDFKVSDINGTLIFQVKSKLLSLHDRRFLKDAAGNTLVNLRQKIMTMHRRWEAFRGESKEEKDLLFTAKKSKLFQFKTELDVFLGNNKGEVPDFKVKGGYSESSCSILLGDSNTMLAQMHRKHSLASTILDTDSFGVTVYPNVDYAFITALVVILDEINADRSGED, encoded by the exons ATGGCTACTGGGCAAGCACCAAGCAACCCCGTTCCTGCTATGAGAACATACCCGCCAGTGGAGCATCCAGTGGTGGTAATAGGGCCACAGTACCTGGCACAGTACCCTGTTGAACTTGCCGTCTCCACAAAGCTATGGAGTCTTGGAGAAAATGATTTTAAGGTGTCTGACATTAACGGCACCCTCATCTTCCAAGTCAAGAGTAAACTCTTAAGCTTGCATGATCGTCGTTTTCTGAAAGATGCTGCTGGGAACACCCTTGTCAATCTCAGGCAGAAG ATAATGACCATGCATCGAAGGTGGGAAGCTTTTAGAGGAGAAAGCAAGGAGGAGAAAGACTTGCTTTTCACAGCCAAGAAATCAAAGCTGTTCCAATTCAAGACCGAGTTAGACGTATTCTTGGGTAATAACAAAGGAGAGGTCCCTGATTTCAAGGTCAAAGGAGGCTACAGCGAGAGTTCCTGCTCTATACTTCTTGGAGATTCCAATACCATGCTTGCACAA ATGCATAGAAAACATTCTCTCGCAAGTACTATTTTGGATACAGACAGTTTTGGAGTGACTGTGTATCCTAATGTTGATTATGCCTTTATAACAGCTCTTGTGGTGATTCTTGATGAGATCAATGCAGATCGCAGTGGCGAAGATTAa
- the LOC118056133 gene encoding uncharacterized protein, producing the protein MIFVRQDKFYARSLRDSKYEMMAALHLQVSIVSQALIFVRRSRSWSFVERPGLLLVSAFVVAQLVKIHFIRQSLLHSILYKVQVPGNPLPAVRTYPPVEHPVVVIGPQYLAQYPVELGVSTKLWTLGENDFKVSDINGTLIFQVKSKLLSLHDRRFLKDAAGNTLVNLRQKIRTMHDASEVGSF; encoded by the exons atgattttcgTAAGACAGGATAAGTTTTATGCAAGATCACTGAGAGATAGCAAATATGAAATGATGGCGGCCTTGCACTTGCAAGTGAGTATTGTGAGCCAGGCCCTCATTTTCGTCAGACGATCCCGCAGCTGGTCTTTCGTTGAACGTCCTGGACTTCTTCTTGTCAGTGCGTTTGTAGTCGCTCAGCTGGTAAAGATTCATTTTATCCGCCAATCGCTACTCCATTCCATCCTTTACAAAGTACAGGTCCCAG GCAACCCCCTTCCCGCTGTGAGAACATACCCGCCGGTGGAGCATCCAGTGGTGGTAATAGGGCCACAGTACCTGGCACAGTACCCTGTTGAACTCGGCGTCTCTACAAAGCTATGGACTCTTGGAGAGAATGATTTTAAGGTGTCTGACATTAATGGCACCCTCATCTTCCAAGTCAAGAGTAAACTCTTAAGCTTGCATGATCGTCGTTTTCTGAAAGATGCAGCCGGTAACACCCTTGTCAATCTCAGGCAGAAG ATAAGGACCATGCATGATGCATCGGAGGTGGGAAGCTTTTAG